One window from the genome of [Clostridium] celerecrescens 18A encodes:
- the cls gene encoding cardiolipin synthase: protein MKLIRRMLRIIFGRTTFAVVSLIIQVAILFAAYRFLSRYLAYFYGGSALLGAFVIIYILNKEENPSFKLAWMIPIAAVPVFGTFFYLFVELQIVGKLANKRLRVNMENTETYLTQSPRVMEDLSRISRRNANLAYYIKHSGHYPAYKNTNVQYFPLGETMFEEMKKELEGAKRFIFMEFFIVERGEMWEAILDILERKAKEGVEIRFMYDGMCSLTLLPFSYPKELQARGINAKMFSPIKPAFTTYQNNRDHRKILVVDGITAFTGGVNLADEYINRRVRFGHWKDTGIMLKGDAVTSFTMMFLQMWNISEKGPEDYGKYLRDPDYFYPLELSMDGFVIPYGDSPLDQESVGEQVYLDIINSARHYVHIMTPYLILDYEIIQALTFAAKRGVEVVVVMPGIPDKRYAFLLARSHYKELIRAGVQIYEYMPGFVHAKVYASDDIKAVVGTINMDFRSLYLHFECAVYLYRNEVIRDIQRDFHDTLAQCRRITMEDCRNYPWYEVLAGRALRLIAPLM from the coding sequence ATGAAACTGATCAGGAGAATGCTGAGGATTATTTTTGGCCGGACTACGTTTGCGGTCGTTTCTCTTATCATACAAGTGGCTATTCTTTTTGCGGCATACCGCTTTTTAAGCCGTTACCTCGCCTACTTCTATGGTGGTTCTGCTCTGCTCGGTGCATTTGTTATCATTTATATTCTGAACAAAGAGGAAAATCCGAGCTTTAAGCTGGCCTGGATGATCCCAATCGCAGCTGTTCCTGTGTTTGGAACGTTTTTTTATCTGTTTGTGGAGCTGCAGATTGTGGGAAAACTGGCAAATAAACGGCTGCGGGTCAACATGGAAAATACGGAAACCTATCTGACCCAGAGCCCAAGGGTTATGGAGGATTTATCCAGAATCAGCAGGCGAAATGCCAATCTGGCTTATTATATCAAACATTCTGGCCATTACCCGGCATATAAAAATACGAATGTACAGTATTTTCCGCTGGGCGAAACCATGTTCGAAGAGATGAAGAAGGAGCTGGAGGGTGCAAAGCGGTTTATTTTTATGGAATTCTTTATTGTAGAACGCGGGGAAATGTGGGAAGCTATATTGGATATTCTGGAGAGAAAGGCAAAAGAGGGGGTGGAGATCCGGTTCATGTATGATGGCATGTGTTCCCTGACCCTTCTTCCCTTTAGCTATCCAAAGGAATTACAGGCAAGGGGAATAAATGCAAAGATGTTTTCTCCTATTAAGCCTGCGTTTACCACCTACCAAAACAACCGGGACCATAGAAAAATCCTGGTTGTGGACGGTATTACAGCTTTTACCGGAGGAGTAAACCTGGCAGATGAATATATTAACCGGCGTGTGCGTTTTGGCCATTGGAAGGATACAGGAATCATGCTGAAGGGGGATGCCGTTACCAGCTTTACCATGATGTTTCTGCAGATGTGGAACATTTCTGAAAAAGGGCCTGAGGACTATGGGAAATATTTAAGAGATCCGGATTATTTTTATCCCCTGGAGCTTAGCATGGATGGATTTGTAATTCCTTACGGGGACAGCCCTTTGGATCAGGAATCGGTTGGGGAACAAGTTTATCTGGATATCATAAACTCTGCCAGACATTATGTTCACATTATGACACCGTATCTGATTCTGGATTATGAAATAATCCAGGCTCTTACGTTTGCCGCCAAACGGGGCGTGGAGGTCGTTGTCGTTATGCCGGGGATACCGGATAAGAGATACGCGTTCCTGCTTGCAAGGTCTCACTATAAAGAACTGATAAGGGCCGGGGTCCAGATTTACGAGTATATGCCAGGCTTTGTCCATGCAAAGGTATACGCAAGCGATGACATCAAGGCAGTAGTCGGAACTATTAATATGGATTTCAGAAGCCTTTACCTTCATTTTGAATGTGCAGTCTACCTGTATCGGAATGAAGTTATTCGGGATATACAGAGAGATTTCCATGACACTCTGGCCCAATGCCGCAGAATCACCATGGAAGATTGCAGGAATTATCCCTGGTATGAAGTTTTGGCAGGGCGGGCGTTGAGGTTGATTGCTCCGCTTATGTAG
- a CDS encoding O-acetylhomoserine aminocarboxypropyltransferase/cysteine synthase family protein gives MSQNMRSRETVCIQGGWQPKSGDARVLPIFQSTTFKYDDSDKMGRLFDLEDEGYFYTRLANPTNDAVASKICELEGGEAAMLTSSGQAANFYALLNICKEGDHVISSATIYGGSTNLFTVTLKKMGIESTLVDPGLSEEELLKAFKPNTKAVFGETIGNPSLVVLDIEKFAGLAHKHGVPLIVDNTFATPINCRPFEWGADIVTHSTTKYMDGHATSVGGCIVDSGNFDWEAHAERYPGLTTPDESYHGIVYTQKFGKKAYITKATTQLMRDLGAIPSPMNSFLLNLGLETLHLRVPRHCENALKVAQYLSSREDVAWIKYPGLEGDEYHELAKKYMPDGTCGVISFGLKGGREAAVKFMDGLKLAAIVTHVADARTSVLHPASHTHRQLTDEQLVEAGVDPSMIRLSVGIENSEDIMEDIRQALEQ, from the coding sequence ATGAGTCAGAACATGCGTTCCAGAGAGACGGTTTGCATACAGGGCGGCTGGCAGCCAAAAAGCGGCGATGCCAGAGTGCTTCCGATTTTTCAAAGCACAACATTTAAGTATGATGACAGCGATAAGATGGGAAGGCTGTTTGATTTGGAGGATGAGGGGTATTTTTATACCAGGCTGGCAAATCCTACCAATGATGCGGTGGCCTCTAAGATCTGCGAGCTGGAAGGCGGAGAGGCTGCTATGCTAACATCTTCCGGACAGGCCGCCAATTTTTATGCGCTGCTAAATATCTGCAAGGAGGGAGACCATGTAATCAGCTCTGCTACGATTTACGGAGGCTCCACCAACCTGTTTACCGTAACCTTAAAAAAGATGGGGATTGAATCCACTCTGGTGGATCCGGGACTTTCAGAAGAAGAGCTTTTAAAGGCATTTAAACCAAATACAAAGGCAGTATTTGGTGAAACCATCGGCAATCCGTCTCTTGTAGTTCTTGATATAGAGAAGTTTGCTGGGCTTGCACATAAGCACGGTGTTCCTCTGATTGTGGATAATACGTTTGCAACTCCCATCAACTGCCGCCCTTTTGAATGGGGCGCAGATATCGTAACACATTCTACAACAAAATACATGGATGGACATGCCACCAGCGTAGGCGGTTGTATCGTTGACAGCGGAAACTTTGACTGGGAAGCTCATGCAGAGCGGTATCCTGGGCTTACCACACCTGATGAATCCTACCATGGCATTGTATATACCCAGAAGTTTGGGAAAAAGGCGTATATAACGAAAGCGACCACTCAGCTGATGAGAGATCTGGGGGCGATTCCCTCCCCAATGAATTCCTTCCTTTTAAACCTTGGTCTGGAAACCCTGCATCTTCGGGTTCCCCGTCATTGCGAAAATGCATTAAAGGTGGCACAGTATTTAAGCTCCAGGGAAGATGTGGCCTGGATCAAATATCCGGGGCTGGAGGGGGACGAATATCATGAACTGGCAAAAAAATATATGCCTGACGGCACTTGCGGCGTAATCTCCTTTGGCTTAAAGGGGGGAAGGGAAGCTGCGGTTAAGTTTATGGATGGACTGAAACTGGCGGCTATTGTGACTCATGTGGCAGATGCGCGTACATCTGTTTTGCATCCGGCAAGTCATACCCACAGACAGCTGACGGATGAACAGCTTGTTGAAGCAGGAGTTGATCCGTCCATGATCCGGTTGAGCGTTGGTATCGAAAATTCAGAGGATATTATGGAAGATATCAGACAGGCACTGGAACAGTAA
- a CDS encoding DUF362 domain-containing protein yields MEKSKVFYTSFHATFQENLPQKLKRLIKTAGMLEQIDFQNKYTAIKIHFGELGNLSFLRPNYAKAVVDLVKSQGGKPFLTDCNTLYVGSRKNALDHLDTAYENGFSPFSTGCHVLIADGLKGTDESLVPINGEYIKEAKIGRAVMDADIFISLTHFKGHESTGFGGALKNIGMGCGSRAGKMEMHNSGKPHVSEETCIGCHACEKNCAHSAISFQDKKAFIDHNRCVGCGRCIGVCPVDAVETDYDESNDILNYKIAEYTQAVLEDRPNFHISLVMDVSPYCDCHSENDIPIIPNVGMFASFDPVALDMACADAVNRQPVMAGSILEKHGSHHHDHFKDTHPNTNWKSSIEHAVKIGLGSAEYELITL; encoded by the coding sequence ATGGAAAAATCAAAGGTTTTTTATACGAGCTTTCATGCCACCTTTCAGGAAAACCTTCCTCAGAAATTAAAGAGACTTATAAAAACTGCCGGAATGCTGGAGCAGATTGACTTTCAAAATAAATATACAGCCATAAAGATTCACTTTGGCGAGCTTGGAAACCTGTCATTTCTTCGCCCCAATTATGCAAAAGCTGTGGTAGACCTTGTAAAATCCCAGGGCGGAAAACCATTTTTAACGGATTGCAACACGTTGTATGTGGGAAGCCGGAAGAATGCTCTGGACCATTTGGATACCGCTTATGAAAATGGCTTTTCCCCCTTTTCAACCGGATGCCATGTTTTAATTGCCGACGGCTTAAAAGGAACTGACGAAAGCCTGGTTCCCATTAACGGGGAATACATAAAGGAAGCAAAAATCGGACGGGCTGTTATGGATGCCGATATCTTTATTTCTCTTACCCATTTTAAGGGCCATGAAAGCACGGGCTTTGGCGGAGCTTTGAAAAACATTGGAATGGGCTGCGGCTCACGGGCCGGAAAGATGGAGATGCATAACTCCGGAAAGCCTCATGTAAGTGAAGAAACATGCATCGGCTGTCACGCCTGTGAAAAGAACTGCGCCCACAGCGCTATCTCTTTCCAGGATAAAAAGGCTTTCATTGACCATAACAGGTGCGTAGGCTGCGGCCGCTGCATAGGAGTCTGTCCTGTGGATGCCGTTGAGACAGACTACGATGAGTCCAATGACATCCTGAACTACAAAATTGCAGAATACACCCAGGCAGTTCTAGAAGACCGGCCGAATTTCCACATCAGCCTGGTTATGGATGTATCTCCTTACTGCGACTGCCATTCAGAAAACGATATCCCCATTATACCTAATGTAGGTATGTTTGCTTCCTTTGACCCGGTAGCTCTTGATATGGCCTGCGCAGATGCCGTAAACCGCCAGCCTGTTATGGCAGGAAGCATACTGGAAAAACACGGCAGCCATCACCATGACCATTTTAAAGACACACATCCCAACACAAACTGGAAATCCTCCATTGAACATGCGGTGAAAATCGGTCTGGGCAGCGCGGAATACGAATTAATCACGCTGTAA
- a CDS encoding LTA synthase family protein: protein MKLYVKWFGKLFALAAIINVFIELVSRKSLPSLGLYIWRSFPVLLLNTLIIALPFTVVFVTKRKAFACITISLIWCFMGVVNGILLIFRTTPFTAADFRLIKYAVSLATVYFTWMQIFFIAAGIASAVIFIAAVWRKAPVSKEKVRYGFGVGLIAISGVVVLGLTSAAMNTGLVAVHFGNIGEAFKSYGFPYCFSNSLFNTGISKPEGYGTETMEEIRDEELVPENTYELSEDTKPNVIMIQLESFFDPSLWKNNPVNYDPIPFFHHLQQSYPGGYLSVPSVGAGTANTEFESITGMNLDFFGPGEYPYKTVLKKTSCESVAFDLKNLGYSAHAIHNNEATFYDRNRVFSQLGFDTFTPIEYMNNVERNPTGWCKDKILTGEIIRTLDSTAGPDFIYTISVQGHGKYPNFEYYCQQIGEMDQFIRSLVNTLRTRKEPIVLVMYGDHLPGFEWSEEEMKNRSLFQTEYVIWNNMNLPVEKKNVEAYQLAAHVLDMLNIHEGTMMRFHQKYFSNPETEEESYLRDMKTLEYDILYGGREVYGGESPYQSTDLKMGIDDIVIDHVVYNDSNVLVYGENFTPYSRICFDGKAVETTFVWPELIIAKGVPEKKMKDSALSVWQIGRDKVPLGESKIHHWTNRIRELN, encoded by the coding sequence ATGAAACTATATGTCAAATGGTTTGGAAAGCTTTTTGCACTTGCTGCCATTATAAATGTCTTTATTGAACTGGTCAGCAGAAAATCTCTGCCAAGCCTTGGCCTTTATATATGGAGAAGCTTTCCGGTTTTACTATTGAACACTCTGATCATCGCCCTTCCCTTTACAGTTGTATTTGTAACGAAGCGGAAGGCATTTGCCTGCATTACCATATCGTTGATATGGTGTTTTATGGGAGTGGTTAACGGCATACTGCTTATCTTCCGGACAACTCCCTTTACCGCAGCAGATTTTCGTCTGATAAAATATGCGGTCAGCCTGGCCACGGTTTATTTCACCTGGATGCAGATTTTTTTTATTGCGGCTGGCATTGCGTCAGCAGTTATATTTATAGCCGCAGTTTGGCGCAAAGCGCCTGTTTCTAAGGAAAAGGTCCGGTACGGCTTTGGAGTAGGGCTTATAGCCATAAGTGGGGTGGTTGTGCTGGGACTCACAAGCGCCGCTATGAATACGGGATTGGTGGCAGTTCATTTCGGCAATATCGGAGAGGCATTTAAAAGCTATGGTTTTCCATACTGCTTTTCCAATTCCCTGTTTAACACCGGAATTTCCAAGCCGGAGGGCTATGGGACCGAGACAATGGAAGAGATCCGTGATGAGGAGCTGGTTCCGGAGAATACGTATGAGCTGTCTGAGGATACAAAACCGAATGTGATCATGATTCAGCTGGAATCCTTTTTTGATCCTTCCTTATGGAAAAACAATCCGGTAAATTACGATCCCATCCCGTTTTTCCACCACCTTCAACAAAGCTATCCGGGAGGCTATTTAAGTGTACCCTCTGTGGGTGCAGGTACCGCAAATACGGAGTTTGAATCGATTACTGGCATGAATCTGGATTTCTTCGGCCCTGGTGAGTATCCATATAAAACCGTGTTAAAGAAAACCTCCTGCGAAAGCGTAGCCTTTGATCTTAAAAACTTAGGTTACAGTGCCCATGCGATCCATAACAATGAGGCCACTTTTTATGACAGGAACCGGGTGTTTTCCCAGCTAGGTTTTGATACCTTTACCCCCATTGAATATATGAATAACGTAGAAAGAAATCCAACAGGCTGGTGCAAGGACAAAATCCTCACTGGTGAGATCATCAGGACACTGGATTCTACGGCAGGCCCTGATTTTATCTATACCATTTCCGTTCAGGGGCATGGGAAATATCCAAACTTTGAGTATTACTGCCAGCAGATCGGAGAGATGGATCAGTTTATCCGTTCCCTTGTCAACACCCTGAGGACCAGGAAGGAACCTATTGTTTTGGTCATGTACGGGGATCATTTACCTGGATTTGAGTGGTCAGAGGAAGAGATGAAGAACCGTTCCCTGTTTCAAACTGAATATGTGATTTGGAACAACATGAATCTTCCTGTGGAGAAAAAGAATGTGGAGGCTTATCAGCTTGCGGCTCATGTATTGGATATGCTTAATATTCACGAGGGGACTATGATGAGGTTCCATCAGAAATATTTCAGTAACCCTGAAACGGAAGAAGAAAGTTATTTAAGGGATATGAAAACTCTGGAGTACGATATTCTTTATGGAGGCCGTGAAGTGTACGGCGGAGAAAGTCCTTACCAGTCCACAGACCTTAAAATGGGAATTGATGATATCGTTATTGACCATGTGGTATACAATGATTCCAATGTTCTGGTCTACGGGGAAAATTTCACACCTTATTCCAGGATCTGCTTTGACGGAAAGGCTGTGGAAACCACGTTTGTATGGCCTGAGCTTATTATTGCAAAAGGTGTTCCTGAAAAGAAGATGAAGGATTCAGCGCTTTCCGTTTGGCAGATCGGAAGGGACAAGGTTCCCCTGGGAGAGAGCAAAATCCATCACTGGACGAATAGGATCAGAGAATTGAATTGA
- a CDS encoding zinc ribbon domain-containing protein, with amino-acid sequence MAFFEELGKTLSDTGKEVATKAKALTETIQLKTQISVEKTKLEEAYAVIGKQFYEANKEPDEAYAKAYEAVRASRERIAALEIELSQSEGTRICAECGAKVPKSSYYCGKCGAPVKEAAQKTDTEEEIVEEVEPEAPAEEVNPTAGINTVSEDAFEPTEEQE; translated from the coding sequence ATGGCATTTTTTGAAGAGCTGGGAAAGACACTTAGTGATACCGGCAAAGAGGTTGCAACCAAGGCAAAAGCGCTGACTGAGACGATACAGCTAAAGACGCAGATCAGTGTAGAGAAAACAAAGCTGGAAGAAGCTTATGCGGTCATCGGTAAACAATTTTACGAAGCGAACAAAGAGCCGGATGAAGCTTATGCAAAGGCTTATGAAGCTGTTAGGGCCAGCCGGGAAAGAATTGCCGCTCTGGAGATCGAACTGAGCCAAAGCGAGGGAACCCGTATCTGTGCGGAGTGTGGAGCCAAAGTTCCAAAAAGTTCCTATTACTGTGGAAAGTGTGGAGCTCCTGTAAAGGAAGCTGCCCAGAAGACTGATACAGAAGAAGAGATTGTGGAGGAAGTGGAACCAGAAGCGCCTGCAGAGGAAGTAAATCCGACAGCCGGAATTAATACGGTTAGTGAAGACGCATTTGAACCTACAGAAGAACAGGAATAG
- a CDS encoding DUF6449 domain-containing protein yields MTSKSLFYNLLKEDGKRRLWSMALSFLVFFFTFPVGIALSLSERMRGEIDLTYIISTLKSWLGFQNGWVAAVIILLSLIMGVTSFSYLHSRQKVDFYHGIPVNRKHLFWVNYFNGIFIPAAVYGVNLIIAMGVIAVNGISPVEVWKTALSGYLLFMIHYCMMYSVTVISMILTGNVLVGILGNLVLQFYFVCVIGILEFCYSNFFYTSYRGGGNVFNRFVDKSSAFALFMVNLERLNPGSPAGTQAVRILAVLAVTVVLTLLSFWLYKKRGSEAAGRAMAFKISMPVIRIPIVVLSSLGGSIFFWSMHSSVGWGIFGLICGMLLSHCVIEIIYHFEFRKLFCHWKQMGACALLSAVIFCGFRYDLFGYDGYIPSEATIESVAVSMSDVNFWVSYGSAQQNSLGEYYWEYQDSDEYIFNHMKLKDTAPVLALVRDAVDRNQKLHHGDDYSDTWDNGSISYNFSIKYTLKNGKNIYRTYHLSGDEVRPEIAQIFENQEFAKAVYPVLLQTTEDTAWVRVSRGEQTNVVSRDRNGTEKAMTDKLLLAYQEDLKNLKVETMEKEYPVATIQFLTKMQANAETKREETQSSWKYSDVTSRGYYPVYPSFKNTLELLKECEVDVESWNSLENVKEINIDTYQFNDYRSTYEDKSSQYLTITDEEQIGQIMSFAAIDGYSNMNPFGGRGEERISFSAVTETGGRRSETSCTIPLNQLPESVKNEISKIKKDV; encoded by the coding sequence ATGACATCAAAAAGCTTATTTTATAATCTGTTAAAAGAAGATGGCAAAAGACGCCTTTGGTCCATGGCACTGTCATTTTTAGTGTTTTTCTTTACCTTTCCGGTGGGAATCGCACTTTCTTTGAGTGAACGAATGAGGGGAGAAATTGATCTTACGTATATTATATCCACTCTGAAATCCTGGCTGGGCTTTCAGAACGGCTGGGTTGCGGCAGTGATTATACTCCTGTCCCTTATTATGGGAGTGACCAGCTTCTCTTATCTTCATTCCAGGCAGAAGGTGGATTTTTATCACGGTATTCCAGTAAACAGGAAGCATTTGTTCTGGGTGAATTATTTTAATGGAATTTTTATTCCGGCAGCCGTATATGGGGTGAATCTAATCATTGCCATGGGAGTGATTGCAGTGAACGGCATTTCTCCTGTGGAGGTATGGAAAACAGCCCTTTCTGGATACCTGCTGTTTATGATCCACTACTGCATGATGTATTCCGTAACAGTGATTTCCATGATTCTTACAGGAAATGTTCTGGTCGGAATTCTTGGAAATCTGGTGTTGCAGTTTTATTTTGTATGTGTGATCGGAATTCTGGAATTCTGCTACAGCAATTTTTTCTATACCAGCTACCGGGGAGGCGGGAATGTATTTAACCGTTTCGTGGATAAATCCTCGGCATTTGCCCTGTTCATGGTAAACTTGGAGCGCCTTAATCCGGGGAGCCCGGCGGGAACTCAGGCTGTCAGGATTTTAGCGGTTCTTGCCGTAACAGTAGTTTTGACCCTCCTTTCTTTCTGGCTGTATAAAAAGAGAGGATCAGAAGCAGCAGGAAGAGCCATGGCATTTAAGATCAGCATGCCGGTAATCAGAATTCCGATTGTGGTTTTATCTTCTCTTGGCGGAAGCATTTTTTTCTGGTCCATGCATTCCAGCGTAGGCTGGGGAATATTCGGATTGATCTGCGGAATGCTCTTATCCCACTGCGTCATTGAGATCATTTATCATTTTGAATTTAGAAAACTGTTTTGCCATTGGAAACAGATGGGAGCCTGTGCCTTATTATCGGCAGTGATATTCTGCGGCTTCCGTTATGATTTGTTTGGGTATGACGGTTATATACCGTCTGAAGCCACCATCGAATCCGTTGCGGTTTCCATGTCGGATGTGAACTTCTGGGTTTCTTATGGAAGCGCACAGCAGAATTCCCTGGGAGAATATTACTGGGAGTATCAGGATTCTGATGAATATATATTCAACCATATGAAGCTTAAGGATACAGCGCCGGTCCTGGCCCTGGTACGTGATGCAGTGGATAGAAACCAGAAGCTGCATCATGGAGATGATTATTCTGATACGTGGGACAATGGAAGCATAAGCTATAATTTTTCCATAAAATATACGCTTAAAAACGGCAAGAATATTTACCGCACCTACCATTTATCCGGAGATGAAGTCCGGCCGGAGATCGCACAGATCTTTGAGAACCAGGAGTTTGCAAAAGCGGTTTATCCCGTTCTTCTCCAGACCACGGAAGATACTGCCTGGGTCAGGGTAAGCAGGGGAGAGCAGACCAATGTTGTCAGTCGAGACCGAAACGGTACAGAGAAAGCCATGACAGATAAATTACTCCTTGCCTATCAGGAGGATCTAAAAAACTTAAAGGTGGAAACCATGGAAAAGGAATATCCAGTGGCCACCATCCAGTTTTTAACAAAGATGCAGGCAAATGCCGAAACAAAGCGGGAAGAAACCCAGAGCTCCTGGAAGTACAGCGATGTTACCTCAAGAGGGTATTATCCGGTTTATCCTTCCTTCAAAAACACTCTGGAACTATTAAAGGAGTGTGAGGTTGACGTAGAGAGCTGGAATAGCCTGGAAAATGTCAAAGAGATCAATATCGATACCTATCAGTTCAATGATTATCGTTCCACATATGAAGATAAAAGCTCTCAATATTTAACAATCACCGATGAGGAACAGATTGGTCAGATCATGAGCTTTGCGGCAATCGATGGGTATTCCAACATGAATCCTTTTGGCGGCAGGGGAGAGGAGCGGATCAGCTTCTCAGCTGTAACGGAAACAGGGGGAAGAAGAAGTGAAACTTCCTGTACCATTCCATTAAATCAGTTACCCGAATCCGTTAAAAATGAAATCAGTAAGATAAAAAAAGACGTGTGA
- a CDS encoding ABC transporter ATP-binding protein: MIKAENLTKKFDDIVAVDHVSAQIRDGNVFGLIGTNGAGKSTFLRMLSGILKPDQGSVTIDGEQIFENEKVKSRFFYISDDQYYFNNASPLDMMEFYSRIYPQFNKERFHNLLGSFGLEARRKVHTFSKGMKKQLSVICGICANTDYLFCDETFDGLDPVMRQAVKSIFANDMSERNLTPIIASHNLRELEDICDHVGLLHRGGILLSRDLDDMKLNIHKLQCVLKDGMTAEDLTALQRIKTEARGKLYTITVRGTREEVEGLMESYQPVFYEIIPLSLEEIFISETEVAGYDIKKLIL; encoded by the coding sequence ATGATAAAAGCAGAGAATCTGACAAAAAAATTTGACGATATAGTAGCAGTGGACCATGTGAGCGCACAGATACGGGATGGAAATGTATTTGGCCTGATTGGAACCAATGGAGCTGGAAAAAGTACATTTTTAAGGATGCTGAGCGGTATCTTAAAGCCTGATCAAGGAAGCGTTACCATCGATGGAGAACAGATCTTTGAAAATGAAAAGGTGAAAAGCCGGTTTTTTTACATTTCCGACGACCAATACTATTTTAATAACGCTTCGCCCCTTGATATGATGGAGTTTTACAGCAGGATCTACCCCCAGTTTAACAAGGAACGCTTTCACAATCTTTTAGGAAGTTTCGGACTGGAAGCCCGGAGAAAGGTCCACACTTTTTCTAAGGGTATGAAAAAACAGCTTTCCGTCATTTGCGGGATATGTGCCAATACGGATTACCTTTTCTGTGATGAAACCTTTGACGGGCTTGATCCGGTGATGCGCCAGGCGGTAAAGAGCATATTTGCAAATGATATGTCTGAGAGAAATTTAACTCCTATCATTGCTTCCCATAACTTAAGAGAGTTAGAGGATATCTGCGATCATGTGGGTCTTCTTCACAGGGGAGGGATACTGCTTTCCAGAGATTTAGATGATATGAAACTCAACATCCATAAGCTGCAGTGTGTTTTAAAAGATGGGATGACTGCCGAAGACTTAACGGCCCTGCAGCGCATTAAGACAGAAGCAAGAGGAAAACTCTATACCATTACGGTTAGGGGAACCAGAGAAGAAGTGGAAGGGCTGATGGAATCGTACCAACCGGTTTTTTATGAGATTATCCCTTTATCTCTGGAAGAAATATTCATTAGCGAGACGGAGGTGGCAGGATATGACATCAAAAAGCTTATTTTATAA
- a CDS encoding GntR family transcriptional regulator: MILLDYKDRRPIYEQVVEKLKDLMICGVLEQDAQLPSVRALATDLSINPNTIQRAYAELERRGFIYSVKGRGSFVADSSSIRALKNSELKKELLNWIQEAKRAGLTEDKAHTWVAEEWVRQEYLTGEEREDDKSRESDKKI; this comes from the coding sequence ATGATACTGCTTGATTACAAAGATCGTAGACCAATATACGAGCAGGTTGTAGAAAAGCTAAAGGATCTTATGATTTGCGGCGTGCTGGAACAGGATGCCCAGCTACCGTCTGTCCGCGCTTTGGCAACAGACTTATCCATTAATCCCAATACAATTCAGAGAGCTTATGCGGAGCTGGAACGAAGAGGATTCATCTATTCCGTGAAAGGAAGAGGCAGCTTTGTGGCGGATTCAAGTTCCATTCGTGCGCTTAAGAACAGTGAACTGAAAAAGGAGCTTCTTAACTGGATCCAGGAAGCGAAACGGGCAGGTCTGACAGAGGATAAAGCCCATACATGGGTTGCAGAGGAATGGGTGAGACAGGAATATCTGACCGGGGAGGAGAGAGAGGATGATAAAAGCAGAGAATCTGACAAAAAAATTTGA
- a CDS encoding DUF4397 domain-containing protein, whose translation MESLFYMQNDTDMEPNMPPAPKEDELPAGVGNENNADETAGEPGAEPEGTGTSIITVFPKPIIPCYFCETDQNGLVRFLNAVAGYNPFLIYINNQLAVNGLGNGEMSQHGRVSAGEQTITVGGQDGYVFLEKQITVPVDRAITVAIINTDHGMDLMVILDMYCNAGINTGCFRVCNLSITNPGVHVILNGDNVTFFNVDYMQVTSFQYVSTGFYMVSVSNSTTQNGNLLLTSDIYIRGNASYTLYVFNWSNVEDAIRILIVEDRRP comes from the coding sequence ATGGAAAGTTTATTTTATATGCAGAATGATACGGATATGGAGCCGAATATGCCGCCGGCTCCGAAAGAAGACGAGTTACCAGCTGGTGTAGGAAACGAGAACAATGCAGATGAAACAGCAGGGGAACCGGGAGCGGAACCTGAAGGCACCGGGACCTCTATTATTACGGTATTCCCCAAACCAATCATTCCGTGTTACTTCTGCGAGACGGATCAAAACGGTCTTGTCCGGTTTTTAAATGCGGTAGCCGGCTATAATCCATTTCTTATTTATATAAACAATCAGCTTGCTGTGAACGGATTGGGTAACGGAGAAATGAGCCAGCATGGCCGGGTTTCTGCAGGAGAGCAGACGATAACCGTAGGAGGGCAGGATGGGTATGTATTCCTTGAAAAGCAGATAACGGTTCCAGTTGACCGTGCAATTACTGTCGCAATCATTAATACGGATCACGGAATGGATTTGATGGTAATCTTGGATATGTATTGCAATGCCGGAATTAACACAGGCTGTTTCCGTGTATGCAACTTATCCATAACAAACCCAGGGGTTCATGTGATCTTAAATGGAGATAACGTAACGTTTTTTAATGTAGATTATATGCAAGTGACTAGCTTCCAGTATGTCTCAACAGGCTTTTATATGGTCTCTGTATCTAACAGCACCACTCAAAACGGAAACCTCCTTTTGACCTCTGATATCTATATACGGGGCAATGCCTCCTACACCTTGTACGTATTTAACTGGAGTAATGTAGAGGATGCCATTCGTATCCTGATTGTTGAAGACCGTAGGCCTTAG